Proteins encoded by one window of Rutidosis leptorrhynchoides isolate AG116_Rl617_1_P2 chromosome 7, CSIRO_AGI_Rlap_v1, whole genome shotgun sequence:
- the LOC139857000 gene encoding peptidyl-prolyl cis-trans isomerase FKBP13, chloroplastic — protein sequence MATTLTSSFLSPTPIKSSASTSPPRQLPHHQTINQTISYSSTTNNNNNHSFKLNQPLNLTRREAIGFGLCLKLFDTVVSPKRAHAETVTPCEFTVADSGLAFCDKLVGVGSQAQKGQLIKAHYVGKLENGKVFDSSYNRGKPLTFRIGVGEVIKGWDQGILGGDGVPPMLAGGKRTLKLPPQLGYGMRGAGCKGGSCVIPPDSVLLFDVEFIGKA from the exons ATGGCTACCACCCTCACTTCCTCTTTTTTATCTCCTACACCTATCAAAAGCTCAGCCTCCACGTCACCACCACGTCAACTGCCACATCACCAAACCATCAACCAAACCATCTCATATTCTTCAacaaccaataacaacaacaatcactcATTCAAACTCAACCAACCACTCAACTTGACCAGAAGAGAAGCCATTGGGTTTGGCCTCTGTCTCAAGCTTTTCGACACCGTTGTATCGCCTAAACGGGCCCACGCAGAGACTGTTACACCATGTGAGTTCACAGTAGCTGATTCAGGTCTTGCATTTTGTGATAAACTTGTTGGAGTTGGTTCTCAGGCTCAGAAAGGTCAACTCATAAAG GCACATTATGTTGGTAAACTCGAAAATGGGAAGGTGTTCGATAGCAGCTACAATCGAGGAAAGCCTCTTACTTTTCGTATAGGCGTTGGTGAG GTGATTAAAGGATGGGATCAAGGTATCCTAGGTGGAGATGGAGTCCCTCCGATGCTTGCTG GAGGAAAACGAACGCTGAAGCTTCCACCACAACTTGGTTACGGCATGCGAGGAGCTGGTTGTAAAGGAG GTTCATGCGTCATTCCACCAGATTCGGTTCTATTATTCGATGTTGAATTCATCGGCAAGGCGTAA
- the LOC139856999 gene encoding protein TRIGALACTOSYLDIACYLGLYCEROL 2, chloroplastic — protein MFNNYPILDVPISPTTMLPPQSFSPKSRFIITTLNTTSLFPPIPPKKLTLIKCSSQDTQNSQQPTSSSSSSLDPTKKSSLLDVPRTIWKQTLRPLSDFGFGRRSIWEGGVGLFLVSGTVLFALSLAWLRAFQLKSRFRKYLAVFEFTQACGISTGTQVRIRGVTVGNVIRVNPSLRSIEAVVEVEDDKTVIPRNSLIEVNQSGLLMETMIDITPRDPIPSPSFGPLDPNCVKEGLIVCDRQKMKGYQGVSLDALVGIFTRIGREVEQIGVANTYELAERASAVIEDARPLLLKIQAMAEDIQPMLAEVRNSGLLQEVESLTKSLTQASEDLRKAHASIMTPENTELIQKSIYTLVFTLKNIESISSDILGFTGDEATRKSLKSVIKSLSRLL, from the exons atgttCAACAATTATCCAATACTAGACGTCCCAATTTCACCTACTACAATGCTCCCACCCCAATCATTCTCCCCCAAATCAAGATTCATCATCACTACCCTAAATACTACTTCTTTATTCCCACCAATTCCCCCTAAAAAACTTACTCTAATCAAATGCTCATCACAAGATACACAAAATAGTcaacaacccacttcatcttcttcatcatctttagaCCCCACCAAAAAAAGCTCACTGCTTGATGTTCCAAGAACCATATGGAAACAAACTTTACGCCCTTTAAGCGATTTCGGGTTCGGTCGTAGGAGCATTTGGGAAGGTGgggttggtttgtttttagtttctGGGACTGTTTTGTTTGCACTTAGTTTAGCTTGGTTAAGAGCTTTTCAATTGAAATCAAGATTTAGAAAGTATCTTGCTGTATTTGAGTTCACTCAAGCTTGTGGGATTTCGACCGGTACACAGGTTCGAATCCGTGGGGTTACAGTTGGTAATGTGATTCGTGTTAATCCGTCTTTGAGAAGTATTGAAGCTGTTGTTGAG GTTGAGGATGATAAGACTGTTATACCTAGGAATTCGTTAATTGAGGTGAATCAATCAGGGTTATTGATGGAAACCATGATTGATATTACTCCTAGGGATCCAATTCCATCGCCTTCGTTTGGGCCGTTGGATCCGAATTGTGTTAAAGAAGGTTTGATTGTTTGTGATAGACAAAAGATGAAAGGATATCAAGGTGTGAGCTTGGATGCCTTAGTTGGCATTTTTACTCGTATTGGACGAGAGGTTGAGCAAATTGGTGTTGCGAACACTTATGAATTGGCTGAACGAGCGTCTGCTGTTATTGAGGATGCAAGACCGTTGCTTTTAAAG ATCCAGGCGATGGCTGAGGATATTCAACCTATGCTGGCAGAAGTTCGTAATAGTGGCTTGCTGCAGGAAGTCGAAAGTTTGACCAAAAGTTTGACTCAAGCATCAGAAGATCTGAG AAAGGCGCATGCGTCTATAATGACTCCAGAGAACACTGAGTTGATTCAGAAATCGATATATACCCTTGTGTTTACTTTAAAAAACATCGAG AGTATAAGTTCCGATATTCTTGGATTCACGGGTGATGAAGCTACCAGGAAAAGTTTGAAGTCGGTCATCAAGTCACTCAGCAGGCTTTTGTGA
- the LOC139858496 gene encoding uncharacterized protein has translation MAKSMRCKREKRLRAIKRDMVAPLYDKKDEAKYAALEAALNAPKLPVRTRPDELITSMDASTSNADMDMEMDEGNKKSLKPIGRKMKKKLQLNKKKYRGKGRIRKKNI, from the exons ATGGCGAAATCAATGAGATGCAAGAGAGAAAAAAGATTGAGAGCAATAAAAAGAGATATGGTTGCACCTTTATATGATAAGAAAGATGAAGCTAAGTACGCTGCTCTTGAAGCTGCTCTTAATGCTCCGAAACTCCCGGTCCGTACCCGACCCGACGAATTAATCACTTCCATGGATGCTTCCACCTCCAATGCTGATATGG ATATGGAGATGGATGAAGGTAACAAAAAGTCGTTGAAGCCTATAGgaaggaagatgaagaagaaactgCAACTCAACAAAAAGAAGTATCGTGGTAAGGGAAGAATCAGAAAGAAGAATATTTAG